In one window of Nitrospirota bacterium DNA:
- a CDS encoding ATP-binding protein → MNPVAAAAKDTGSVFRRRLGRLTLQSKFILITAVAIILFMTVMGYVAVEREKYLMYAEIEKKGRLLGETLAIPIINDLIYEKLGLVEEGGLIDNYLMEIFSRKDADLLYIAILDEEGKVISHNDITEYGKRYTDSLTRKAVQASRIVVQQSSAKGHDALDFGVPLLIGNKRWGTLKFGLSLEAVEQEIAGMVRTIVVVTLVLIGTGFAMILLLSRRFIRPITHLASTMERTGADFLDAKVEVKGHDELAVLGERFNSMIERIKQANEELKKAHEKMVQSEKLASLGILASGVAHEINNPLGGLFNCLGILKQNDNPAFREKYLGLINEGLGRIESTVNKLLWMSRKAEHAPVAVAMRNAVESVYSFIEYKLIKGRVVFVNEVPADLHFLFDMHDLQQLLLNLFINAVHAMEQGGTLTVRGRRDSGAVTIEVIDTGCGIAREHLGRIFDPFFTTKPPGEGTGLGLWLTYEIVRNYKGDISVESEVGKGSTFTVRIPEQTPL, encoded by the coding sequence ATGAATCCTGTTGCTGCTGCGGCGAAAGACACCGGGAGCGTCTTCAGACGCCGCCTCGGCCGGCTTACGCTCCAGTCGAAGTTCATTCTGATCACCGCGGTCGCGATCATCCTGTTCATGACCGTTATGGGATATGTGGCGGTCGAGAGGGAAAAATATCTCATGTACGCGGAGATCGAGAAGAAGGGACGGCTGCTCGGCGAGACCCTCGCCATCCCCATTATCAACGACCTCATCTACGAGAAGCTGGGGCTCGTCGAGGAGGGCGGGTTGATCGACAACTACCTTATGGAGATATTCAGCCGGAAGGATGCGGACCTGCTGTATATCGCGATCCTCGACGAGGAGGGAAAGGTGATCTCCCATAACGATATTACCGAATACGGCAAGCGCTATACCGACAGCCTTACGAGGAAGGCGGTGCAGGCAAGCCGGATCGTCGTACAGCAGTCTTCCGCAAAGGGCCATGACGCCCTCGATTTCGGCGTCCCCCTGCTGATCGGCAATAAGCGGTGGGGCACCCTGAAATTCGGTCTCTCCCTTGAGGCGGTGGAGCAGGAGATCGCGGGTATGGTGAGGACTATCGTCGTCGTCACGCTCGTCCTGATCGGGACCGGTTTTGCAATGATCCTTCTTCTGAGCAGGCGTTTTATAAGGCCCATAACCCACCTTGCGAGCACGATGGAGAGGACAGGAGCCGATTTCCTTGACGCCAAGGTCGAAGTAAAGGGGCATGACGAGCTCGCCGTGCTCGGCGAGCGGTTCAACAGCATGATCGAGAGAATAAAGCAGGCGAACGAAGAGCTTAAAAAGGCGCACGAGAAGATGGTCCAGTCCGAAAAGCTCGCCTCCCTCGGCATTCTCGCTTCAGGGGTCGCGCATGAGATCAACAACCCCCTTGGCGGGCTCTTCAATTGCCTCGGTATACTCAAACAGAACGATAATCCGGCGTTCAGGGAGAAGTACCTCGGCCTTATCAACGAGGGGCTCGGAAGAATAGAGAGCACGGTTAACAAGCTGCTCTGGATGTCGAGGAAAGCGGAGCATGCCCCCGTTGCTGTTGCCATGAGGAACGCCGTGGAGAGTGTTTATTCCTTCATTGAGTACAAGCTGATAAAGGGCCGGGTTGTCTTTGTCAATGAGGTGCCCGCCGACCTGCACTTCCTGTTCGATATGCACGACCTGCAGCAGCTGCTGCTCAATCTCTTCATCAATGCCGTCCATGCCATGGAGCAGGGGGGCACGCTCACGGTCAGGGGCCGCAGGGACAGCGGAGCAGTTACGATAGAGGTCATCGACACCGGCTGCGGCATCGCCCGGGAGCATCTCGGCAGGATATTCGATCCCTTCTTCACGACCAAGCCCCCCGGCGAGGGCACGGGGCTCGGCCTCTGGCTGACCTACGAGATCGTCAGGAACTACAAGGGAGACATCTCCGTCGAGAGCGAAGTCGGCAAAGGCAGCACGTTTACCGTACGTATTCCGGAGCAGACGCCGCTATGA
- the phnD gene encoding phosphate/phosphite/phosphonate ABC transporter substrate-binding protein, whose protein sequence is MAARFPAIVSLLLTAVFLIVFLPHEGSPRQKEPMKIGVSSMITPVDTVKYYQEIIDYIGEQIRKPVRMVHRRTYGEMDALIERGDVKIAFVCSASYVMNRKDFGVELLAAPSVNGKAVYHSYIIAHKDSALRSFTGLKGKTFAFTDPKSNSGYLYPVYLLKTMGTAPEKFFKKYNYSYSHNKSVELVAKKLADAAAVDSLVYDYMLKKGSPYAQQVRVIKRSPPYGIPPVVVSRDIDPALKEKIRNVLLTMHKTPKGKAILDAMMIDGFVKMADSAYDSIRKMERALAADANDTLRMSSSRTIRFGVIPRDNPRILYEKYQPLLDYLAKRTPHIYELVLKRTYEETVQGLGNGEIDVALLGPLTYLEARARYGVSCILRPKGIDGSATYRSVIVTKKDADIAAISELKGKRVAFAAVKSTSGNLIPRYLLANSGIHLKDLERYTNFDYHDSVVKAVLKGQYHAGSVRDSVAQKYAKLGIKAIAESETVPTGPLVAGPAAPLQAIGAIKTALLELDPRNSRHKAITDRLDDDLRYGFVEASDNDYLGIRERINAIPQSCGRSCHPNVRL, encoded by the coding sequence ATGGCAGCGAGATTCCCCGCCATAGTTTCTTTGTTGCTGACAGCAGTGTTTCTGATTGTCTTCCTGCCGCACGAGGGGTCTCCCCGCCAGAAAGAGCCGATGAAGATCGGCGTCTCCTCGATGATCACCCCGGTCGATACGGTCAAGTACTACCAGGAAATCATCGATTACATAGGCGAGCAGATCAGGAAGCCGGTGCGGATGGTGCACCGCCGCACGTATGGCGAGATGGATGCGCTGATCGAGCGGGGCGACGTGAAGATCGCTTTTGTCTGTTCCGCCTCATATGTCATGAACCGGAAGGACTTCGGCGTAGAGCTTCTGGCAGCGCCGAGCGTCAACGGCAAGGCGGTCTACCATTCCTATATAATCGCCCATAAGGACAGCGCCCTGCGCTCGTTCACCGGGCTCAAGGGCAAGACCTTCGCCTTTACCGACCCCAAATCCAACTCGGGATATCTCTATCCCGTCTACCTGCTGAAAACCATGGGCACGGCCCCCGAAAAGTTCTTCAAAAAATACAACTACAGCTACAGCCACAATAAGTCGGTCGAGCTCGTCGCAAAAAAGCTGGCGGATGCCGCCGCGGTCGACAGCCTTGTCTATGACTACATGCTGAAAAAGGGGTCTCCCTACGCACAACAGGTAAGAGTCATCAAACGCTCTCCTCCCTACGGCATCCCGCCCGTCGTCGTCTCCCGCGACATCGACCCTGCGTTGAAAGAAAAGATACGGAACGTCCTGCTGACCATGCACAAGACGCCGAAGGGGAAGGCGATTCTCGACGCGATGATGATAGACGGGTTCGTGAAGATGGCGGACAGCGCCTACGACTCGATCCGGAAGATGGAGCGAGCCCTTGCCGCCGATGCGAATGATACGCTGCGGATGAGCAGCTCCCGGACGATCCGCTTCGGGGTGATCCCGAGGGATAACCCCCGCATCCTCTATGAGAAATATCAGCCCCTGCTCGATTATCTTGCGAAGAGAACTCCCCATATCTATGAGCTCGTTCTCAAGAGGACCTACGAGGAGACGGTGCAGGGGCTCGGTAATGGGGAGATCGACGTGGCCCTGCTCGGCCCGCTCACCTACCTCGAAGCCCGCGCACGGTACGGCGTCTCGTGCATCCTGAGACCGAAGGGCATCGACGGCAGCGCAACCTACAGGAGCGTCATTGTCACGAAAAAGGACGCCGATATAGCTGCCATCTCCGAACTGAAGGGCAAGCGGGTTGCCTTTGCCGCTGTCAAGTCGACCTCGGGCAATCTTATTCCCCGCTATCTTCTTGCGAATTCGGGGATACACCTCAAGGATCTCGAACGCTACACCAACTTCGACTACCACGACTCCGTGGTCAAGGCGGTGTTGAAAGGGCAATACCATGCCGGCTCGGTGAGGGATTCGGTTGCGCAGAAATATGCGAAGCTCGGCATTAAAGCAATAGCCGAGTCCGAAACCGTGCCGACGGGGCCGCTCGTTGCAGGACCTGCAGCGCCGTTGCAGGCCATCGGCGCTATCAAGACAGCGCTGCTCGAGCTCGATCCGCGCAACAGCCGCCACAAGGCGATAACGGACCGGCTCGATGATGACCTGAGATACGGCTTTGTCGAAGCCTCGGATAACGACTATCTGGGGATACGGGAGCGGATCAATGCGATTCCCCAATCGTGCGGAAGAAGCTGCCATCCGAACGTGCGGCTATGA
- a CDS encoding substrate-binding domain-containing protein, translating into MRKVLRSVPVAGGAIAGAVIAVLLFGGGTAAQAEEVKLHGSTTVQKRVMEPGREALEKATGIKLILVGNGTGNGLEDLVNGKCDASMASEELADAVASMKAASGKDAPAGLKENVITSDGIKVIVNPSNPVAKLSKEQLKGLNTGKIANWKEVGGQDMPVMVITSHLGSATRKVFQKIIMDGEPYVTGALEVETTRKEIDNVAQFPEGIGAVSMGFINLPGNKEKVKIVETQEISRPLMLITKGEPSPAVKKVLDFFKGEGKKYIKD; encoded by the coding sequence ATGAGAAAGGTGCTCAGGAGTGTTCCGGTCGCAGGGGGGGCAATAGCGGGTGCAGTGATAGCGGTATTGCTGTTCGGAGGAGGGACTGCAGCCCAGGCGGAAGAGGTCAAATTGCATGGCTCGACCACCGTACAGAAGAGGGTCATGGAGCCGGGGAGGGAGGCCCTCGAGAAGGCGACGGGAATCAAGCTGATTCTTGTCGGCAACGGGACCGGCAACGGGCTCGAGGACCTTGTCAACGGCAAGTGCGATGCTTCCATGGCGTCTGAAGAGCTTGCCGACGCAGTTGCGAGCATGAAGGCTGCTTCCGGAAAGGATGCTCCGGCAGGCCTGAAGGAAAATGTCATCACTTCCGATGGTATCAAGGTCATCGTCAATCCTTCAAATCCCGTAGCAAAGCTCTCGAAGGAGCAGTTGAAAGGACTCAACACCGGAAAGATCGCCAACTGGAAGGAAGTCGGCGGTCAGGATATGCCGGTCATGGTTATTACCTCACATCTCGGCTCTGCAACGAGAAAGGTCTTCCAGAAGATCATTATGGATGGCGAACCATATGTAACGGGCGCTTTGGAGGTTGAGACGACACGAAAAGAGATCGACAACGTAGCGCAATTCCCCGAGGGCATCGGCGCAGTCAGCATGGGATTCATCAACCTCCCGGGAAACAAGGAGAAGGTAAAGATCGTTGAGACCCAGGAAATCAGCAGGCCCCTCATGCTTATTACGAAGGGCGAACCGTCACCTGCGGTCAAAAAGGTGCTCGACTTCTTCAAGGGTGAGGGGAAGAAGTATATAAAGGATTAA
- a CDS encoding sigma-54 dependent transcriptional regulator — translation MKKTVFLIEDDKLMRVTLEDALRAAGYEVASFDAGTPALHAFKDAPCDIVITDVRLPDLDGLDVLKEVTETSRVQVIIMTAFGTIKDAVEAMKLGAFDYITKPFSLDEFLLIIERALEVQRLREENIRLKRDISRCYRSPNIIGESEAMKRVLSLIDRVAAADSTVLILGESGTGKELVATTIHYQSARKDGPLIKVNCAALPEGLIESELFGHEKGAFTGAIRKKPGRFELAGGGTIFLDEVGDLPPAAQSKLLRVLQEKSVERIGGTETVTVDVRVIAATNKNLEEEVKSGRFREDLYYRLNVIPVTIPPLRERREDIPYLIDHFMNQCKSRRRSPVRFSKDALDALMSYDYPGNIRELENILERCITLSASDTIGKEDLPAPLVKGAHPQRRLALSAVTAGAEKEHISRVLREAGGNRTRAAEMLGISRKTLWEKMNAYELS, via the coding sequence ATGAAGAAGACGGTTTTTCTCATTGAGGACGACAAATTGATGAGGGTTACGCTTGAGGATGCCCTCAGGGCGGCAGGCTATGAGGTCGCGTCCTTCGATGCCGGGACCCCGGCGTTGCATGCGTTTAAGGACGCCCCCTGCGATATCGTCATTACCGACGTCAGGCTGCCGGACCTCGATGGCCTCGATGTCCTCAAGGAGGTTACGGAGACGAGCAGGGTTCAGGTCATCATCATGACCGCCTTCGGGACCATCAAAGACGCCGTTGAAGCGATGAAGCTCGGCGCCTTCGATTATATAACGAAGCCCTTCTCTCTCGATGAATTCCTGCTGATCATCGAGCGGGCGCTGGAGGTGCAGCGGCTCAGGGAGGAGAACATACGGCTGAAGAGGGATATCAGCCGCTGCTACCGCTCCCCGAACATAATCGGTGAGAGTGAGGCGATGAAGAGAGTCCTCTCGCTCATCGATAGGGTCGCTGCCGCCGACTCGACCGTGCTCATCCTCGGCGAAAGCGGGACCGGTAAGGAGCTGGTGGCAACGACGATCCACTACCAGAGCGCGCGGAAAGACGGACCGCTCATAAAGGTCAACTGCGCAGCCCTCCCGGAAGGCCTTATCGAGAGCGAGCTGTTCGGGCACGAGAAGGGCGCGTTTACCGGCGCGATCAGGAAGAAGCCGGGCAGATTCGAGCTCGCCGGCGGCGGCACCATCTTTCTCGACGAGGTCGGCGACCTTCCGCCTGCCGCACAATCGAAGCTCTTGCGGGTGCTGCAGGAGAAGTCGGTCGAGAGGATCGGCGGTACCGAAACGGTCACCGTGGACGTGAGGGTGATTGCCGCGACGAACAAGAATCTCGAGGAGGAGGTGAAGAGCGGGCGGTTCAGGGAGGACCTCTACTACCGGCTCAATGTGATACCCGTAACCATTCCTCCGTTGCGGGAGCGGCGGGAGGATATTCCTTATCTCATCGACCATTTCATGAATCAATGCAAAAGCAGGCGGCGGAGCCCCGTCCGCTTTTCAAAGGACGCGCTCGATGCGCTCATGAGCTATGATTACCCGGGCAATATACGGGAGCTCGAAAACATTCTCGAGCGGTGCATTACCCTGTCGGCTTCCGATACCATCGGGAAGGAGGACCTGCCCGCTCCTCTCGTGAAGGGCGCTCATCCCCAGAGGCGCCTTGCTCTCTCAGCAGTGACTGCCGGGGCTGAAAAGGAGCATATCAGCAGGGTGTTGAGGGAAGCGGGAGGAAATAGGACCAGGGCGGCCGAGATGCTCGGCATCAGCAGAAAGACCCTCTGGGAAAAGATGAACGCCTACGAGTTGAGCTGA
- a CDS encoding sulfurtransferase translates to MKIARYVFFLVAATVLLTASSAVAGMLVSAEWLKERLGDRSIRIVDVSNKPDTYGKGHIPGAVQVKRYLDLGNTDAVPPTLYPTREQFEQLMSRLGIDKGTTVVAYDDTYGLFASRFLVIMEYYGHPVGKLKLLDGGSVRWKALGYSLDKDAVSVKKTKYNVRNEEIRRDMIITWSDIYRDVVNGAKPDVVLLDVRPAAEYNAKNIRSIRGGYVPKAINVTGSEANKKEEHVFKPVEEIRKMYEEKGITPDKSIYEYCHSGDRAAHAYMTLKHLLDYKNVKAYDGGWIEWSTILSLPAEGQVWLWEAPPQEKK, encoded by the coding sequence ATGAAGATCGCACGGTATGTGTTTTTCCTAGTTGCAGCAACCGTTCTGTTGACCGCATCATCTGCAGTGGCCGGTATGCTGGTAAGCGCCGAATGGCTGAAGGAGCGCCTCGGCGACAGAAGCATCCGCATCGTCGATGTGTCGAACAAGCCGGATACGTACGGGAAGGGGCATATCCCCGGCGCCGTGCAGGTCAAGCGGTACCTCGATCTCGGCAACACCGATGCCGTACCGCCGACCCTCTATCCTACACGGGAGCAGTTCGAGCAGCTCATGTCGAGGCTCGGCATCGACAAGGGGACGACGGTAGTGGCGTACGACGACACCTACGGTCTCTTTGCGAGCAGGTTCCTTGTGATAATGGAGTACTACGGGCACCCTGTCGGCAAGCTGAAGCTCCTCGACGGCGGATCGGTCCGCTGGAAGGCGCTCGGCTATTCCCTCGACAAGGACGCCGTTTCCGTAAAAAAGACGAAGTACAACGTCAGAAATGAGGAGATAAGGCGCGACATGATAATAACCTGGAGCGATATCTACAGGGATGTGGTGAACGGCGCGAAGCCCGATGTCGTGCTCCTCGATGTACGGCCGGCAGCCGAATACAACGCCAAGAATATCCGCTCCATACGGGGCGGCTACGTCCCGAAGGCGATCAATGTCACCGGTTCGGAGGCGAACAAAAAAGAGGAGCATGTCTTCAAGCCGGTGGAGGAGATCAGGAAGATGTACGAGGAGAAGGGCATCACCCCGGACAAATCGATCTATGAGTACTGCCATAGCGGCGACCGCGCAGCGCATGCCTACATGACATTGAAGCACCTCCTCGACTACAAAAACGTGAAAGCGTATGACGGCGGATGGATCGAGTGGTCGACGATCCTTTCCCTGCCTGCCGAAGGCCAGGTGTGGCTCTGGGAGGCCCCTCCGCAGGAGAAGAAGTAG
- a CDS encoding methyl-accepting chemotaxis protein, which yields MTIRKKLYLNIGATLTGFAVIGVASLVGIKFVQNKLSLLTERSTPYQLKTVELQRTLQEHTSNLFKVAASSSISDFTATRAEAEKTLADVKRVSGELAALKGGSESRTGELESITSEMFKTTEFRVKAEDSARAADNLMRARLQDVSKRLRDMDALVKKGQKSSMEQVLSSHDNRDKITHRVKNVQIVVNAIKDLKQSITEIAAAENKTAVTVAQSKYNGAARWITQSALVRSEGGSGAVKELLDGIADVSRSVTGPQGLIELKNSFLIRPDEEAKKKFASTMTFVMQKLSQLTVIVAEIDEKSAEQFNAENAKFSDSLKSSNAATDMLALNSELLSLGYDIKVLTKELFSARILQELDRVTDEMRRKFDTIGAVQKRVGDLLSSAKRAEETSLIKGVSASLGEIRGLLLAKGGVVEELRNVLTVTQQAVALNEKLKTLIAHQREEGRRGVTAAQGEQEKAVRSVNAIVRTFVMGVIVIVIAVLVAGVLFSKMLERSITAPVKELTTMAEAFGNGDLGVRLDESRKDEFGTLASHFNQATTRLKEMTTHIREIINDLATNSKVLASISETLDKGATEQASQTEQSAAAMTEMSQTTLDVAKNAANTAEAAQKMKGTAEHGKESMDTTMNELVSFADTVKESAAMVEALGQKSDEINTIVVLIKEIADQTNLLALNAAIEAARAGEQGRGFAVVADSVRQLAERTTVAADDIGRTVGTMQKEVSKSVGFMREERASIERVLGNVKSTLSAMDEIVSYVGQVSDMVQRIAAATEEQSSASEEVSHNMENIAVITRNLSNSIAEIRRASDELSRHAGELDSTSSWFKA from the coding sequence ATGACCATACGGAAGAAGCTTTATCTCAATATCGGAGCGACCCTGACAGGCTTTGCGGTAATAGGCGTTGCCAGTCTTGTGGGAATAAAATTCGTCCAGAACAAACTCTCGCTGCTGACCGAGCGCTCGACACCCTATCAGTTGAAGACCGTCGAGCTCCAGCGGACGCTCCAGGAGCATACATCAAACCTCTTCAAAGTCGCTGCTTCGTCCTCGATCAGCGATTTCACTGCAACGAGGGCAGAGGCGGAAAAGACCCTTGCTGATGTAAAGAGGGTTTCCGGAGAGCTCGCTGCTCTGAAAGGAGGATCGGAAAGCCGGACAGGGGAGCTTGAGAGTATCACCAGTGAGATGTTCAAGACCACAGAGTTCAGGGTCAAGGCAGAGGATAGCGCAAGGGCTGCCGATAACCTGATGAGGGCGCGATTGCAGGACGTGTCCAAACGATTAAGAGACATGGATGCTCTGGTAAAGAAAGGGCAGAAGAGCTCCATGGAGCAGGTTTTGTCGTCGCATGACAACAGAGATAAAATCACGCACAGAGTGAAGAATGTCCAGATCGTCGTTAACGCGATAAAGGATCTCAAACAGTCAATAACGGAGATAGCCGCTGCCGAGAATAAGACCGCCGTAACGGTCGCACAGAGCAAGTACAACGGAGCAGCGCGATGGATAACCCAGAGCGCCCTGGTCAGGTCGGAGGGCGGGAGCGGCGCGGTCAAGGAACTGCTCGACGGGATTGCGGATGTATCCAGGAGCGTTACCGGTCCGCAGGGATTGATCGAGCTTAAAAATTCGTTTCTGATCAGGCCGGATGAAGAGGCCAAGAAGAAGTTTGCATCGACGATGACCTTTGTCATGCAGAAGCTCTCCCAGTTGACCGTTATCGTTGCCGAGATCGATGAGAAATCAGCAGAGCAGTTCAACGCAGAGAATGCGAAGTTCAGCGACTCCCTCAAGAGCTCGAACGCCGCTACGGATATGCTGGCGCTGAACAGCGAGCTCCTCTCGCTCGGCTACGATATCAAGGTTTTGACAAAGGAGCTCTTCAGCGCAAGGATCCTTCAGGAGCTGGACCGGGTGACGGATGAGATGCGAAGAAAGTTCGACACCATCGGCGCCGTCCAGAAGAGGGTGGGCGATCTGCTGTCGTCGGCAAAGCGGGCCGAGGAGACCAGCCTCATAAAGGGAGTCTCTGCTTCTCTGGGCGAGATCAGGGGACTGCTGCTGGCGAAGGGGGGCGTCGTAGAAGAGCTCCGGAATGTCCTTACGGTCACCCAGCAGGCCGTAGCGCTCAATGAGAAGCTTAAGACGCTGATAGCCCATCAGCGGGAAGAGGGCAGGAGGGGCGTTACCGCAGCGCAGGGCGAACAGGAGAAAGCGGTGAGATCGGTAAATGCGATCGTGAGGACCTTTGTCATGGGAGTAATCGTGATTGTTATCGCAGTGCTTGTCGCCGGCGTGCTCTTCAGCAAGATGCTCGAGCGCTCAATAACCGCTCCTGTAAAAGAGCTGACCACCATGGCTGAGGCGTTCGGGAACGGAGATCTGGGCGTCCGGCTCGATGAATCGAGAAAAGATGAGTTCGGAACCCTTGCCTCCCATTTCAACCAGGCTACAACAAGGTTAAAAGAGATGACCACGCATATACGGGAGATCATCAATGATCTTGCGACAAACTCGAAGGTGCTCGCCTCTATCTCGGAAACGCTTGATAAAGGGGCGACGGAACAGGCATCCCAGACCGAACAGTCCGCTGCGGCGATGACCGAAATGTCCCAGACTACTCTTGATGTTGCAAAAAACGCAGCGAATACGGCAGAAGCGGCGCAGAAGATGAAGGGCACTGCGGAGCATGGAAAAGAGTCGATGGATACCACCATGAACGAGTTAGTGAGCTTTGCCGATACCGTCAAGGAGTCTGCCGCAATGGTGGAAGCCCTGGGACAGAAATCCGATGAGATAAATACCATTGTAGTCCTCATCAAAGAGATCGCCGATCAGACCAATCTCCTGGCGCTGAATGCCGCGATCGAGGCAGCGAGGGCAGGAGAGCAGGGGCGCGGGTTCGCTGTTGTCGCCGACAGCGTACGGCAGTTGGCAGAGAGGACAACGGTCGCTGCGGATGATATCGGCCGCACCGTAGGGACCATGCAGAAAGAGGTGAGCAAGTCGGTCGGCTTCATGAGAGAGGAGAGGGCTTCGATCGAGAGAGTGCTTGGGAATGTAAAGAGCACCTTGAGCGCGATGGATGAGATCGTGAGTTACGTGGGACAGGTTTCGGATATGGTCCAGAGGATTGCGGCCGCAACGGAGGAACAGTCTTCGGCATCCGAGGAGGTCTCGCACAATATGGAAAACATTGCAGTGATAACAAGGAATCTGAGCAATTCCATTGCCGAAATAAGAAGGGCATCGGACGAGCTTTCCCGGCATGCAGGCGAGCTTGATTCTACCTCCTCGTGGTTTAAAGCGTGA